The Deltaproteobacteria bacterium genomic interval CACGCGCATGGACGACCCGATCGGCGACGCGGTCGGCAACGCGGTCGAGATCGCCGAGTCGGTCGACGTGCTGCGCGGGGGCGGGCCGGCCGACACCCGCGCGCTGACCGTCGCGCTCGGCGCCGAAATGCTCGCGCTCGCCGGCGTGGTCGCCGACCGCGACGCCGGCGCCGCCCGCATCGAACGCGCGCTCGACGACGGCTCGGCGCTCGACCTGTTCCGCCGCATGGTCGAGGCGCAAGGCGGCGATCCGCGCGTGGCCGACGCCCCCGCCGAGGTGCTTCCGCGCGCGCGCCACCGCGTCCCCGTACCCGCGCCGCGCGCCGGCTACGTCACCGCGTGCGCCGCCGACGAGATCGGCATGGCGGCGCTCGTGCTCGGCGCCGGTCGCCGCCGCAAGGAAGACGCGGTGGACCCGGCCGTCGGCGTCGTCATGGCCGTGTCCGTCGGCGACCGGGTCGACGCCGGCGCGCCGCTCGCGCACCTGCTTCACAACGGGACCGGCGCCGAAGAAGCCGCGCGCCGCGTCGCGGCCGCGTGCACGATCGGCGACGAACCGCCCGGCGACCGCCCGCTCGTCCTCGAGGTGCTCCGATGACCGACGACCTGTTCGAGCGGCTCGAGCGGGCCGCGGCCGCCATCGCGCAGCGCGCGCCGGGCGTCGCGCCGCGCGTCGGCTTGATCCTCGGCAGCGGGCTCGGCAGCTTCGCCGACCGCCTCGACGACGCCGTCGCCATCCCGTACGGCGACATTCCGCGGTTCCCGACGTCGAGCGTGGAGGGGCATGCCGGCGCGCTCGTCCTCGGTCGCTTCGACGGCGTGCCCTGCGTCGCCATGAAGGGGCGCGTCCACTACTACGAGGGATACGATTTGCGGGACGTGGCCTTTCCGGCGCGCGTGCTCGTGCGGCTCGGTGCGCGAACGTTGATCGTCACCAACGCCGCGGGCGGCATCCGGGACGACCTGGAGCCGGGCACGCTGATGCTGATCCGCGATCACATCAACCTGTTCGGCGCCAACCCGCTGCGCGGCCCCAACGATCCGCGCATCGGCCCGCGGTTTCCCGACATGACGACCGCCTACGACGCCGAGTTGCGCGAACTCGCGCGCCGCGCCGCCGGCGACGCCATCGCCCTCGCCGAGGGCGTCTACGCGGGGCTCCCCGGCCCCAGCTACGAGACGCCGGCCGAGGTGCAGATGCTCGCGCGGCTCGGCGCCGACGCGGCCGGCATGTCCACGGTGCCGGAAGTGATCGCGGCCCGTCACATGGGCGCGCGGGTGCTCGGCATCTCGTGCATCACCAACAAGGCTGCAGGCCTGGGCAACGCGACGCTCAGCCACGACGAAGTGACCGAGACCGCCGCGCGCGTGCGGTCCGCGTTCGAACGACTGCTCGGCGATATCCTGCGAGCGCTCGGGAGGATGGCATGACGGACGACGAACTGGCTGCCGAATTGATCGAGCGGGCGCGCGCGGCGAGCGAGCGCGCCTACGCGCCCTACTCCAACTATTTCGTCGGCTGTGCCGTTTGGGCAGGCGGCGCGATCTACCACGGCGCCAACGTGGAGAACGTGTCGTTCGGTGCCGTCCTGTGCGCCGAGCGCGCGGCGATCGCGGCGGCGGTGATCGACGGCGCGCGGCAGATCGACGTGCTCGCGCTGTTCACGCACAGTTCGCCGCCCGCGGCGCCGTGCGGTCTGTGCCGCCAGACGCTGCAGGAGTTTGCGCCCGACCCGCACCGCGTGCGCGTGCTGATGGCCAACGCGGCCGGGGAGCGCGAGGAGACGACGCTGGCCGAGCTTCTGCCCCGCGGCTTCCGCCGCGCCGACCTCGAGGGCGGACGGCGGTAACGCGCGCGGCGACCATGCCGGAGATCATCTTTCGCGGCGGCGTGATCGTCACGGTCGACCCGCAGTCGACCGTGACCGACGGCGACGTCGTGTGCCGCGACGGAGTGATCGTCCAGGTCGGCGGCCAGGCCATGCCGAGCCGCGACGACTACGAGATCCTCGATTGTGACGGCTGCATCGTCATGCCGGGGCTCGTGCAGTCGCACGTCCACATGTGCCAGACGCTCGCCCGCGGCCGCGCCGACGACCTCGAGCTGCTCGACTGGTTGCGCGCGGTGGTGTGGCCCTATGAGGCCGCGCTGTCGGAACGGGACATGGCGGCCGCGGCGCGGCTCGCATGTGCCGAACTGTTGCGCGGCGGCACGACTGCCGTTCTCGACATGGGCACGGTGCGCCACACGGACGTTCTGTTCGAGGTCGCCCGCGACGCCGGCCTGCGCGCGACGATCGGCAAGGCGATGATGGACGCGACCGACGCCGGCCATCCGCGGGGGCTCACCGAATCGACGGCCGAGTCGCTCGCCGAGTCGACGCGCCTTTGCCAACAGTGGCACGGCGCGGCCGGCGGCCGACTCCGCTACGCGTTCGCGCCCCGATTCGCGCTGTCGTGTACCGACGCGCTGTTGCGCGAAGTCGCGGTCGCGGCCCGCCAGTTCGGCGCGCGCATTCACACCCACTCGAGCGAAAACCGCGCCGAAATCGACCTCGTGCGGACGACGCGCGGCGCCGACAACGTCGTGTACCTGCGCGACACCGGGCTGTGCGGCCCGGACGTCGGGCTCGCCCACTGCGTGTGGCTCACCGACGAGGAACGCGAAGTGCTGCGCGCCACCGGCACCCACGTGCTGCACTGCCCGTCGTCCAACCTCAAGCTCGCCTCGGGGATCGCACACGTCCCGGAGATGATCGACGACGGCATCGCCGTGAGCCTCGGCGCCGACGGTGCGCCGTGCAACAACAACCTCGACGGCTTCGTCGAGATGCGCCTCGCCGCGCTCATACACAAGCCGCGCGTCGGCCCGCGCGCCATGCGCGCGGCGCAGGTCG includes:
- a CDS encoding purine-nucleoside phosphorylase, which translates into the protein MTDDLFERLERAAAAIAQRAPGVAPRVGLILGSGLGSFADRLDDAVAIPYGDIPRFPTSSVEGHAGALVLGRFDGVPCVAMKGRVHYYEGYDLRDVAFPARVLVRLGARTLIVTNAAGGIRDDLEPGTLMLIRDHINLFGANPLRGPNDPRIGPRFPDMTTAYDAELRELARRAAGDAIALAEGVYAGLPGPSYETPAEVQMLARLGADAAGMSTVPEVIAARHMGARVLGISCITNKAAGLGNATLSHDEVTETAARVRSAFERLLGDILRALGRMA
- a CDS encoding thymidine phosphorylase, with translation TRMDDPIGDAVGNAVEIAESVDVLRGGGPADTRALTVALGAEMLALAGVVADRDAGAARIERALDDGSALDLFRRMVEAQGGDPRVADAPAEVLPRARHRVPVPAPRAGYVTACAADEIGMAALVLGAGRRRKEDAVDPAVGVVMAVSVGDRVDAGAPLAHLLHNGTGAEEAARRVAAACTIGDEPPGDRPLVLEVLR
- a CDS encoding cytidine deaminase — protein: MTDDELAAELIERARAASERAYAPYSNYFVGCAVWAGGAIYHGANVENVSFGAVLCAERAAIAAAVIDGARQIDVLALFTHSSPPAAPCGLCRQTLQEFAPDPHRVRVLMANAAGEREETTLAELLPRGFRRADLEGGRR
- a CDS encoding 5'-deoxyadenosine deaminase — protein: MPEIIFRGGVIVTVDPQSTVTDGDVVCRDGVIVQVGGQAMPSRDDYEILDCDGCIVMPGLVQSHVHMCQTLARGRADDLELLDWLRAVVWPYEAALSERDMAAAARLACAELLRGGTTAVLDMGTVRHTDVLFEVARDAGLRATIGKAMMDATDAGHPRGLTESTAESLAESTRLCQQWHGAAGGRLRYAFAPRFALSCTDALLREVAVAARQFGARIHTHSSENRAEIDLVRTTRGADNVVYLRDTGLCGPDVGLAHCVWLTDEEREVLRATGTHVLHCPSSNLKLASGIAHVPEMIDDGIAVSLGADGAPCNNNLDGFVEMRLAALIHKPRVGPRAMRAAQVVRMATMGGARALGLDHAIGSLEVNKRADVIAVDATGAHVAPTDNPYSALVYACRSTDVRHVVVDGAIVVRDRELLTLDAERTAAEARERARALFGRLE